From the Sulfurospirillum tamanense genome, one window contains:
- the secA gene encoding preprotein translocase subunit SecA, producing the protein MFLQFAQKLFGTQNDREVKRYKKRVEAINALESTYEAMDDEGLKEAFAVLKKRVNEEKATLDSVLTDVFAIVREVSKRTTGMRHFDVQLIGGLVLHEGNIAEMKTGEGKTLVATLPVVLNAMTGKGVHVVTVNDYLAKRDAADMGKIYEFLGLSVGVIVAGLHDEALRKAQYESDITYGTNNEFGFDYLRDNMKYHAKDKAQRKHHYVIVDEVDSILIDEARTPLIISGPTNRTLDSYKRANDVAAKLTRGEIPKEGEPSNGDFTVDEKNRTIVMTEEGITRAEELFGVDNLYSMENAVLSHHLDQALKAQNLFEKDVDYVVKEGEVIIVDEFTGRLSEGRRFSEGLHQALEAKEGVAIQEESQTLADITFQNYFRMYEKLAGMTGTAQTEATEFAQIYKLNVVSIPTNVTVVREDKNDLIYKTEREKFAAVVEEIKRANVLGQPVLVGTASIEKSEHLHALLKKEKIAHAVLNAKNHEKEAQIIQNAGIKGAVTIATNMAGRGVDIKLTDEVKALGGLYIIATERHESRRIDNQLRGRAGRQGDPGQSRFYLSLEDNLLRIFGSDRIKAIMERLGIEEGESIESRMVTRAVENAQKKVENLHFESRKHLLEYDDVANQQRKTIYNFRNDLLNPEYNIEGKIEEIRLEYVAGALQRAEIFEGGLKEEYDLERLSALIQNDMGLALDAQSLKGLDYDVLLEEVTAKLKENYETKMAVVDKVQRHEIERILYLQVLDNAWREHLYQMDILKTGIGLRGYNQKDPLTEYKKESYNLFMELVERIKFESIKTLQRIRLRDEKAEEERAKMEEMIRRMEAQQNEGARLEHESASTEGAVEKKIPRNDPCPCGSGKKYKVCCGKSGPKRGILA; encoded by the coding sequence ATGTTTTTACAATTTGCCCAAAAGTTATTTGGGACCCAAAACGACCGAGAAGTTAAGCGTTACAAAAAGCGTGTTGAAGCTATTAATGCCCTTGAGAGCACTTATGAGGCAATGGATGATGAGGGTTTAAAAGAAGCCTTTGCGGTATTGAAAAAACGTGTCAATGAAGAAAAAGCAACTTTAGATTCCGTGTTGACAGATGTGTTTGCTATTGTTAGGGAAGTGAGCAAACGCACCACGGGGATGCGCCATTTTGATGTGCAGCTCATTGGTGGGTTGGTGTTGCATGAGGGCAATATCGCCGAAATGAAAACGGGTGAGGGAAAGACTCTGGTAGCAACCCTTCCGGTGGTGCTTAATGCCATGACGGGCAAAGGAGTGCATGTTGTTACGGTGAATGATTACTTGGCCAAGCGTGACGCGGCAGACATGGGTAAAATTTACGAATTTTTGGGTCTAAGCGTTGGCGTGATTGTCGCAGGATTGCACGATGAGGCATTGCGCAAAGCACAGTATGAGTCCGATATCACCTACGGCACAAACAATGAATTTGGGTTTGATTACTTGCGTGACAACATGAAATACCACGCCAAAGACAAAGCCCAGCGCAAACACCATTATGTCATTGTAGATGAGGTTGACTCCATTTTAATCGATGAGGCACGTACGCCGCTAATTATCTCTGGTCCAACCAACCGCACACTAGATAGCTACAAGCGAGCCAATGATGTGGCGGCAAAACTAACACGAGGTGAAATTCCCAAAGAAGGCGAGCCATCCAACGGTGATTTTACGGTCGATGAAAAAAACCGTACTATTGTGATGACGGAAGAGGGTATCACAAGAGCAGAAGAGTTGTTTGGGGTCGACAATCTTTACAGCATGGAAAATGCCGTTCTTTCTCACCACCTTGACCAAGCTTTAAAAGCGCAAAACCTGTTTGAAAAAGATGTGGACTATGTGGTCAAAGAGGGTGAGGTTATCATTGTTGATGAATTTACGGGGCGTTTGAGTGAAGGGCGTCGTTTTAGTGAAGGATTACACCAGGCCTTAGAGGCAAAAGAGGGCGTAGCGATTCAAGAAGAGTCTCAAACGTTAGCAGACATTACTTTTCAAAACTATTTTCGCATGTATGAAAAACTCGCAGGTATGACAGGCACGGCCCAAACCGAAGCAACGGAATTTGCGCAGATTTATAAGCTCAATGTTGTTTCGATTCCCACCAATGTAACAGTTGTTCGTGAAGATAAAAATGATCTTATTTATAAAACAGAAAGAGAAAAATTTGCGGCCGTTGTTGAAGAGATTAAGCGTGCCAATGTGTTAGGTCAGCCCGTACTTGTGGGAACAGCGTCGATTGAAAAGAGTGAGCATTTGCATGCATTGCTTAAAAAAGAAAAGATAGCCCATGCGGTATTGAATGCCAAGAACCATGAAAAAGAAGCACAAATTATCCAAAATGCTGGCATTAAAGGGGCGGTAACCATTGCTACAAATATGGCTGGACGCGGGGTGGACATTAAGCTCACCGACGAAGTCAAAGCTTTGGGTGGGTTGTATATCATTGCCACAGAACGCCACGAGAGCAGACGGATTGATAACCAGCTTCGCGGACGCGCAGGACGCCAAGGGGATCCTGGGCAAAGCCGGTTTTATCTAAGCCTAGAAGATAATTTACTCCGCATTTTTGGGAGCGATCGCATTAAAGCCATCATGGAACGGCTTGGGATTGAAGAAGGCGAGAGTATCGAATCGCGTATGGTAACACGCGCGGTAGAAAATGCCCAAAAGAAAGTGGAAAACCTGCACTTTGAATCCCGAAAGCATTTGCTTGAGTATGATGATGTGGCAAATCAACAGCGCAAAACAATTTACAATTTCCGCAATGATTTGCTTAATCCTGAGTATAACATTGAGGGGAAGATTGAAGAAATTCGTTTAGAATACGTCGCAGGCGCACTGCAACGTGCAGAGATTTTTGAGGGTGGACTCAAGGAAGAGTATGACCTAGAGAGACTAAGTGCTTTGATACAAAACGACATGGGTCTTGCTTTGGACGCGCAAAGCCTTAAAGGGTTGGATTATGATGTGCTTTTGGAAGAAGTTACAGCCAAACTCAAAGAAAATTATGAGACAAAAATGGCTGTAGTAGACAAAGTGCAACGTCATGAAATTGAACGTATTTTATACCTTCAAGTGCTTGACAACGCATGGCGAGAGCATTTGTATCAAATGGATATCCTGAAAACAGGCATTGGGCTTCGCGGATACAACCAAAAAGACCCCCTGACTGAGTACAAAAAAGAGAGCTATAATCTTTTTATGGAGTTGGTAGAGCGCATTAAATTCGAAAGCATTAAAACCCTGCAGCGCATCCGTTTGCGCGATGAAAAAGCCGAGGAAGAGCGGGCTAAAATGGAAGAGATGATTCGACGCATGGAGGCGCAACAAAACGAAGGTGCGCGCTTGGAGCACGAGTCGGCTAGCACAGAGGGCGCAGTAGAGAAAAAAATCCCCCGTAATGACCCATGCCCATGCGGTAGTGGTAAAAAATACAAAGTCTGTTGCGGAAAAAGTGGCCCAAAACGCGGTATTTTGGCGTAA